GGCGGGCGGCGTTTGCTCGTTAGCGCAGCCTCCCAGACAGCTCAGCCAATGAAAGGAGAGGACGTGCGTTCGCCTCCCCCGTCTCACAGCCGAGGCCGGGACTGGATACCGCTCCACCAATCACAAGAGCGGTTCCCCGTTAGCCCCGCCCCCCGGCCCAGCTTGCCAATCGCCGAGAGGGCCTGGCCGCACTCTGTTTCCCCGAAGGCCTTGCGGCCCGAGGCTACCTGTCCGGGCGTCAGCGTCTAGGTGGCTGCGGGAGCGGAGCTGGGAGGCCGCGTCCGGCTGCCCGCGCTTTCACGGAGTCTCAGCCGAGCCCTTCTCGCCGGCCCGCCGCATCCCGCCTTTCCCCGCGGAGCCCAGCGCCTACCGGGGCCTGTGCTCAGCTCCGGCGTCTCTCCAAGTCGGCACGCCCCTCAGCGAGGACACAGCCCGCGCCGCCGTCGCCTGGTCGCGATGGCGCCCACCATCCAGACCCAGGCCCAGCGGGAAGAAGGCCACAGGTAGGTCCCTGCCACTGCGGTTTCCTTTTGTGCCGAGGGCTGCCGCTTACCACGTCACTGGTTCTCCCCGATCGGTCGGCCTGCCAGCTCGTGCAGTGCTCGCCCCTGACGAAGGGGCGGCCCCTTCTAGGCCTCTGGTCACTCCCCGGTCCCCTGCCATTCAGTTCTGGAATTGCACCTTCGGGATTCTCAGGAAGGGACCTACCTAACCCTCGGTCCCCTTCAGGGACGCGTGTGGGGCTCCGTCCTAAGGGGACCAGCGTCTGCCTTCCCTGACTAGAGCATCACTGCTTCGGAAACTGGGGGAGCGTCTTGGCACACGCCTGTCAAACCCTTGACATCAGTCTCTTTCTCAACCCCCAGGCCCAATTCCCACCGGACCTTGCCTGAGAGGTGAGCCCCACTACGGTTTCCAGGAGGGGTGGGCACGGACGCTGGCAGCGTTGGCAGGGCGGCGGGGGCCTTTTTTGTGCTTTTGAGCGTCTCATCAAGTGACCCAGAATGACCTCAAACTCGCTATCTTCGTCCCTgggccttctgggtgctgggatcgcAGGCCTGTGGCTGTGCCCAGCAGCAGAGACCTaggtgttgtttttttgtttgtttttgttttaatcttgtGTGGACACATCTCAGTTGTGTGTGGCAGTCAAAAGACTTGTTATagtcacttctttccttccaccatatggtaTAGGTGTGAgtgattaaactcaggtcctcagacccTCAGGCATGACAGCAGATGCCTTTACCTCCTgatccatcttgccagcctgaggctgtttgttttaaaaatggttattatccctatttttatttttttcctcgagacagggtttctttatcctgactatcctggaattcactttgtaggccaggctggcctggagctcagagacccaccagcctctgcctcccgaatgctggggttaaaggcaagtgccaccatcacccagcaagtatttcttttgagacagtttggttctgtatccctgactggcctaaACTTCTCAGCGACctgcctgcctcctaagtgcctgTGCCACCAGCTTCagctatttctattatttttaattaggtgtatgtgtgtgtgcatgttttgtgcagctgcctgcagaggccacaggtgtcagatctccctggatctggagttacaggtggttgttagcagcctgatgtgggtgggtgctgggaaccaaacttgggtcctctacaggaTAAGTAGTTCTtcctcttagctgctgagtcacctctgcaGGCTTGTGGTGCCTAATTCTGAGCCACTGTTTCTCTAGGTCTGGAGTGGTCTGCCGAGTCAAATACTGCAACAGCCTTCCTGACATCCCATTTGACCCTAAGTTCATCACCTACCCCTTCGACCAGAACAGGTAAGGTTGAGCTCAAGGATGGGAAAACTACTAAGAAATAGTTCACTGAAGGTAAGGACTGCTTATTTCATTGCATCTTTCTCCCTTGCGCCAGCACATTggaggtgctcaataaatactaACAGAGAAAGCAGCATGCAATACCCTTCTGAGAAGCTGCCAATGCTGGGAACACATTCTGAGTTCCTCTCCATAGAGGCTTAGCTTCTAGGAAGGGAGGATATGGGGGTTGAGGGTGGATCAGGAAATTACAACATGCACGTTTTCCCACCCAGGTTTGTTCAGTACAAAGCAACTTCCTTGGAGAAACAGCACAAACATGACCTCCTGACTGAGCCTGACCTGGGGGTCACCATTGATCTCATCAACCCTGACACCTACCGCATTGATCCCAATGGTGtgtggggagacagggagggtcTGCTGTAGGTCAACAAAGGCCAGGCCTGGGCAACCCTCACAGTCCTACCCCTCACTCCCTAGTTCTTCTGGATCCAGCTGATGAGAAGCTTTTGGAAGAGGAGATTCAGGCACCCACTAGCTCTAAGAGGTGAGGTAGTGCCACATGGGTACTGGATGGGCTCTGCCAAGCATGGGACCCTGAGGTGCCTGGTCTTCTACTCCAGATCCCAGCAGCATGCGAAGGTGGTGCCATGGATGCGGAAGACAGAGTATATCTCCACTGAGTTCAACAGATACGGCATCTCCAATGAGAAGCCTGAGGTCAAGTAAGTGCAAACAGGTAGGAAGGAAAGGGAGCAAGACCTTAGAGATGTCCAAAGGTCCCTAATGACTTTTTCTTCACTCCTAGGATTGGGGTTTCTGTGAAGCAGCAGTTCACAGAGGAAGAAATATACAAAGACAGGGACAGCCAGATCACAGCTATTGAGAAGACTTTTGAAGATGCCCAGAAATCGGTAATTGGGGGAACGGGATAAAAGCAAGTGTGGTTTATGGTCTGCCTCTTTCTGACCCTTTTTGTTCTACCAGATCTCCCAGCATTACAGCAAGCCCCGAGTGACCCCCGTGGAGGTCATGCCTGTCTTCCCAGACTTCAAGGTCAGGcttggggtgggaggcaggggcaacCTCCTGTGCCTAACCAGTCCAGACTGACTTGAGTGTCTTCCATTCCCAGATGTGGATCAACCCATGTGCTCAGGTCATTTTCGACTCAGACCCAGCCCCTAAGGACACGAGCGGGGCAGCTGCACTGGAGATGATGTCTCAGGCCATGATCAGGTCAGCGGTTCTGCTTTCCACCTTAGCCTGCTTGTCGCCGGCCCCATTTGGGTGTTCTTGAGATAGGGTGAAATCTTGTTGCCCATGCTGACCTCCAACCCCTGGCACTCCTCTGGCCTcaacctctggagtgctggattCACGGGCGTGTGTCACCACCCCTTTACTCTCTTCTCCCCACAATCAGGGGCATGATGGATGAGGAAGGGAACCAGTTTGTGGCTTATTTCCTGCCTGTGGAAGAGACACTAAAGAAACGAAAACGGGaccaggaggaagagatggactACGCACCAGATGATGTGTAAGTGTGAGGGTTAGATTTTGGGAATTCAGAAGTATGCCCCCTTCACTCCTTCCTCAGAACAAGTGGACTGACCCTGTATCTCCTCCTCAGGTATGACTACAAGATTGCTCGGGAATACAACTGGAATGTGAAGAACAAAGCCAGTAAGGGCTATGAGGAGAACTATTTCTTCATCTTCCGAGAGGGTGATGGGGTTTACTACAATGAGCTGGAGACCAGGTACTCAGCACTGTTTCACTAGTTTGGCTCTGTCctacttttagtttttcaagacagggtttctctgtgtagcccaggctggcctcaaactcagagatccgcctgcccctgcctcccgagtgctgggactaaaggcgtgcgtcactacTGTTCTGTTGGCCCTATGTTTCTTGAGGCCACACAAGAACTACTCTGAGGGCATATGTACCTAAGGATTTGCTATATGTGTTTGTGAGAGCAGCAGGAACCTGCTTATTAATGTGGCTTGACCTTGATCTGGGTCCGGATCATaaaccagaaagagaatcttcacATAATGCAGGATATAAACAGTCATTTTTCTcacacatgttaggcaagtgcccTGCTAGTAAGACACATCCCTCGTCTAACAGTTTATTAGTTTTTCTGTATGTAATGTGTTGGTTCAGGAGGTCAGAGGGTTGCTATCAGTTGTTTTCCTCTGTTGTTCTtactttgtgtgcatgcatatgaaaGTCAGGATAACTTAGGGGAGAgttattctctccttccaccctggcACTTTACCGAGTCACCTCCCCCAACCCTTCAGAACAGGTCTTAAACAAAATGCTTGACACAAATTCAGAAGTGTCACTTCGGAACTCTTCTCTGAGGGCTGAAAGCTAACTTGTCCTGTTGGCTGTGGTTTGAGTTTCTGTTCAGTACAGAGATAGCAGGCTCTGATCCTGTAGTCTGGCCTAAGAAGTGATAACAGGCAGGGTGACAATATTTTAAGTGATTATTACAACCCAGCTTCAGTCTACTCTTGCTATGTTCTTCCTATTTAAAAGCCAGAAACCCAAAATTTTTTTGCCATTTCCATGTTCCTAAGAGTTGGGTGAGGGCCTtaggacatggctcagcagtgaagaacactggctgctgctcttccagaggacctggttcctTTCCTAGTTCTCACATGGCAATTAACAACTGCTGCTAACTCCAGTTGCCAGgagaatctgacgccctcttctggcttctgagggcactgcatacacggtacacacacatacatacattcggGCAAAAGCAAACAACTGAGAAGTTGGGTAAATCAAAGCACAGACATGAACTCCCTGTAGTTGTCATGGATACTGCATGTACACTCTGTGCTCTGGTCTGCTCTGGGCCAACCACTGACAGGGCCCCAGGTGTCAAGTGAGAGCGGTCCAGTGGAGTCTGTAACTGAATCTTCCACCTTCTGCAACTGTCCACTGCAGGGTCCGTCTTAGTAAGCGTCGGGCCAAGGCTGGGGTTCAGTCAGGTACCAATGCCCTGCTTGTGGTCAAACACCGTGACATGAATGAGAAGGAATTAGAAGCCCAGGTAACAAGCTCTGCTGGCCCAGGACACCCACAGGGAGGCTAGTGGTGGGAAAGGACAGGGTCAGAGGTCTGACAGAACACCTTCCATCTTTTTCCCAATTCACTGGTTCTAGGAGGCACGAAAGGCCCAGTTGGAAAACCACGAgccggaggaggaggaagaggaggagatggaggctgAAGAGAAAGAAGCCGGGGGCTCGGGTAAGGGACTGGTCCCATCCTGGGAGCCCTGGGAGGGCGGGCAATGGGGTCTCACCTGTCCCTGCTTCCTCGCAGATGAGGAGCCCGAGAAGGGCAGCAGCAGTGAAAAGGAAGGCAGTGAGGATGAGCGCTCCGGCAGCGAGAGTGACCGAGAGGAGGGTGACAGGGATGAGGCAAGTGACAAGAGCGGCAGCGGCGAGGATGAGAGCAGTGAGGATGAAGCCCGTGCTGCCCGGGACAAAGAAGAAATTTTCGGTAGTGATGCTGATTCAGAAGATGATGCCGACTCTGACGATGAGGACAGAGGGCAGGCCCGTAGGGGCAGTGACAATGAATCGGACAGTGGCAGTGATGGGGGTGGCCAGCGGAGCCGCAGCCAGAGCAGGAGCCGCAGCAGGAGCCGCAGCCGGAGTGCTAGCCCTTTCCCCAGCGGCAGTGAGCACTCAGCTCAGGAGGATGGCAGCGAAGCTGCAGCTTCGGATTCCAGTGAGGCTGACAGTGACAGTGACTGAGCCTCAAGGCCTTCCGAGGAGGAGGCCAGCACAGCCAGCGTTAGGGCAGGGAAGCACTTTTCTAGTTGTCTGTTTTGTGAGCCCTTTGTTCATCCCCACCCCACAGTCTTTGCTGTTAATAAAACTAACTTCTCTTGACTTCACCAACTCCCAGAGCTTCAGTTCCCCTTCACCCGGCCCATCCCGACCCCCGACGCTCAAGGATCTCCACTTAAAGCACAAAAGCAAGCCCCATGGAGTTcccaggaaatgcattgtaacaAAAATCagaatctttgttttgtttttgttttttttgttttttttttttccaaaataagccCAGACCATTAACAATTGAAACTCCAACAAATAAGTCTTCTCCAACGGCGAGAAAATGCACAGTTACTCAAAGCTGACTCTGCCAGTGGGGCTGGGGACAGAAGGGGGAGGGTAGGGCGAAACCatggagagggctggggagtcGGAGGGTCAGGGTCCTGCCTGTCAGAGTGGGGCCGCCTGCGTCCTGCACTCTGCTGTCGGGTGGGGGGCAAGCTCTCACCTCCCTCTGGGGGAGGGTATCCCTCACCACCTTCCAGTGCCAAGCAGGGTCAGTCACCCTGATGGGAAGTGGACAAGACAAGACTAGACCAGCGCGTGGAGGTGAGGGTCCCTTGAGAGGGAAACCTGCTTATCTCAAACAGGTGGCCTTTCACCCCACGTCCCACAGGtagtgggaggggctggagcagCCTGGGAGTGAAGAGGGGAATGAGCAAAGGCACAGAAACCTGGAGGGCCGGGGTGGGGACTTGCATAGGTTGATGAGTGTGCAAGAGGTACATAAATACACCTGACACCCCGCCCAGCCCGGCACTGGGAGAGGTGGTGGGGACCACAGGCAGGTCCCCATTGCCACTCTACCCCCTGGCGGCTTCTCCCTCCCTGGGCTCAGAGCAGGGGAGGGCTACAGgccaggaggcaggggcaaggtCTGGGGGATGGGCAGATAGTGCAGGGAAGGCTgtggtttcaatttttttttttttttggttttttgttttttcccaacaTTTTGTATCTTTAATAACATACACAATGGTTACCAGCCATATTCATAACAAAAGTTATTCATAAAATGTatctaaaaataacatttttttttccttttcgtGTGAAAAGCTTGAGAATGTCCCAATGAGGGTGTAGGTTGAGGGGGAAAGAGGAGTTTGGAGTAGGGGACCCTGGCTTCCCCACAGCCTGAACCCCCAAATCCCCTCCCTTCACCTGGGCCCCAGCACCAGCTCTCATCAGTAATAGGGAGCAGAGGGTTTGTGTGACTCAGGCTGGGCCGCACCTCTGAGTTATGATATAGTGTTCCACTTATATGAGGTCATGAcataatgggggtggggggaggtggacAGAAAGAGGGGACAGGCAGGACAACAGAAACCCAACAATCCCCTTTCCCTGATTCCTACCCACAAGTCTTTGGCCAAAAGACCCGGGGAGCAGAGAAGGATTATGTTGGTGGGGGAAGGGGACATTAAGGCAACAGACTTCCTGACCTCACTGCGGGCCTGGGGCTGCCCACCTTCAACCTCTGCATCTAGGAGCCAGGGCTGGGATGGGGAAGGGCGAGGGGGTCTGGAGGAGGGggctctgccctctcctctcaTAAAGTTCAGGCTCCCCCTGCCACTGTCCCGGCTCAGAGAGAGGCCTGGGGATTCTAAAAATGGCAGGGAATGATCAGAGAAAAACCGTTA
The nucleotide sequence above comes from Peromyscus maniculatus bairdii isolate BWxNUB_F1_BW_parent chromosome 1, HU_Pman_BW_mat_3.1, whole genome shotgun sequence. Encoded proteins:
- the Paf1 gene encoding RNA polymerase II-associated factor 1 homolog; this encodes MAPTIQTQAQREEGHRPNSHRTLPERSGVVCRVKYCNSLPDIPFDPKFITYPFDQNRFVQYKATSLEKQHKHDLLTEPDLGVTIDLINPDTYRIDPNVLLDPADEKLLEEEIQAPTSSKRSQQHAKVVPWMRKTEYISTEFNRYGISNEKPEVKIGVSVKQQFTEEEIYKDRDSQITAIEKTFEDAQKSISQHYSKPRVTPVEVMPVFPDFKMWINPCAQVIFDSDPAPKDTSGAAALEMMSQAMIRGMMDEEGNQFVAYFLPVEETLKKRKRDQEEEMDYAPDDVYDYKIAREYNWNVKNKASKGYEENYFFIFREGDGVYYNELETRVRLSKRRAKAGVQSGTNALLVVKHRDMNEKELEAQEARKAQLENHEPEEEEEEEMEAEEKEAGGSDEEPEKGSSSEKEGSEDERSGSESDREEGDRDEASDKSGSGEDESSEDEARAARDKEEIFGSDADSEDDADSDDEDRGQARRGSDNESDSGSDGGGQRSRSQSRSRSRSRSRSASPFPSGSEHSAQEDGSEAAASDSSEADSDSD